One Cellulomonas soli DNA window includes the following coding sequences:
- a CDS encoding DUF501 domain-containing protein produces MTRTPLDAVTDRDREVLAEQLGRPARGVVGVAARCVCGRPLVVRTAPRLDDGTPFPTTYYLTCPPAVAAVSTLEATGLMKELTARLGEDEELAAAYERAHRAYLADREELGHVEEIAGISAGGMPTRVKCLHVLVGHALAAGPGVNPIGDEVLGLLHEEWRPDRCTC; encoded by the coding sequence GTGACCCGCACGCCCCTGGACGCCGTGACCGACCGTGACCGCGAGGTGCTCGCTGAGCAGCTCGGTCGGCCTGCCCGCGGCGTCGTCGGCGTCGCCGCCCGGTGCGTGTGCGGTCGCCCGCTCGTGGTCCGCACGGCCCCGCGACTCGACGACGGCACGCCCTTCCCGACGACGTACTACCTGACGTGCCCCCCGGCGGTCGCGGCGGTCTCGACGCTCGAGGCGACCGGGCTGATGAAGGAGCTGACCGCCCGGCTCGGCGAGGACGAGGAGCTCGCGGCGGCGTACGAGCGGGCGCACCGGGCCTACCTGGCCGATCGCGAGGAGCTCGGGCACGTCGAGGAGATCGCCGGGATCTCCGCCGGTGGCATGCCCACCCGGGTGAAGTGCCTGCACGTGCTGGTCGGGCACGCGCTGGCCGCCGGACCGGGCGTCAACCCGATCGGCGACGAGGTCCTGGGCCTGCTGCACGAGGAGTGGCGCCCCGACCGCTGCACCTGCTGA
- the pntB gene encoding Re/Si-specific NAD(P)(+) transhydrogenase subunit beta, whose amino-acid sequence MLTSLAQAVYLVAAVLFVLSLAGLSKQTSARRGNLLGMVGMGLALLATVVLAADQAERSVLVTLLLIALVFLIGASVGTWQARKVEMTQMPEMIAMLHSFVGLAAVLVGFNSYLTEGTDAVHLVEVFLGVLIGAVTFTGSIVAYLKLSARIKSSPLMLPGRNLLNLAALVLSVGLLAWFLAAPSIVPLLLMTVIALALGWHLVASIGGGDMPVVVSMLNSYSGWAAAAAGFMLGNDLLIVTGALVGSSGAILSYIMCKAMNRSFVSVILGGFGAEGGTVVASDKDYGEHREVSAADVADMLKGARSVIVTPGYGMAVAKAQYPVADLVSRLRSSGVEVRFGVHPVAGRLPGHMNVLLAEARVPYDVVLEMDEINEDFADTDVVLVIGANDTVNPAALDDPGSPIAGMPVLEVWHAQQVIVFKRSMATGYAGVQNPLFFRENTAMLFGDAKEQVEHIIQAL is encoded by the coding sequence GTGCTGACCTCGCTCGCCCAGGCCGTGTACCTCGTCGCGGCCGTCCTGTTCGTCCTGTCGCTGGCAGGTCTGTCCAAGCAGACCTCCGCCCGGCGCGGGAACCTGCTCGGCATGGTCGGCATGGGCCTGGCCCTGCTGGCCACCGTGGTGCTCGCCGCCGACCAGGCGGAGCGTTCCGTCCTGGTGACCCTGCTCCTCATCGCCCTGGTGTTCCTCATCGGCGCGAGCGTGGGCACCTGGCAGGCCCGCAAGGTCGAGATGACGCAGATGCCCGAGATGATCGCGATGCTGCACAGCTTCGTCGGTCTGGCCGCGGTGCTCGTCGGGTTCAACTCCTACCTGACCGAGGGCACCGACGCGGTGCACCTGGTCGAGGTGTTCCTCGGCGTGCTCATCGGTGCGGTGACGTTCACCGGGTCGATCGTGGCCTACCTGAAGCTCTCGGCGCGGATCAAGAGCTCGCCGCTGATGCTCCCCGGGCGCAACCTGCTGAACCTGGCCGCGCTCGTCCTGTCGGTCGGTCTGCTGGCCTGGTTCCTGGCCGCACCCTCGATCGTGCCGCTGCTGCTCATGACCGTGATCGCTCTCGCGCTCGGCTGGCACCTGGTCGCCTCGATCGGCGGCGGCGACATGCCGGTCGTCGTCTCGATGCTGAACTCGTACTCCGGCTGGGCGGCCGCCGCGGCGGGCTTCATGCTCGGCAACGACCTGCTCATCGTCACCGGCGCCCTCGTCGGCTCCTCCGGTGCGATCCTCTCGTACATCATGTGCAAGGCCATGAACCGCTCGTTCGTCTCGGTGATCCTGGGTGGGTTCGGCGCCGAGGGCGGCACGGTCGTCGCCTCCGACAAGGACTACGGCGAGCACCGCGAGGTGTCGGCGGCGGACGTCGCGGACATGCTCAAGGGCGCCCGCTCGGTCATCGTGACCCCCGGCTACGGCATGGCGGTCGCCAAGGCCCAGTACCCCGTGGCGGACCTGGTGTCCCGGCTGCGCTCGTCCGGCGTCGAGGTCCGTTTCGGCGTGCACCCCGTCGCGGGCCGTCTGCCCGGCCACATGAACGTGCTGCTCGCCGAGGCGCGCGTGCCGTACGACGTCGTGCTCGAGATGGACGAGATCAACGAGGACTTCGCGGACACCGACGTCGTGCTGGTGATCGGCGCGAACGACACCGTGAACCCGGCCGCGCTGGACGACCCGGGCTCCCCGATCGCCGGTATGCCGGTGCTCGAGGTGTGGCACGCGCAGCAGGTGATCGTGTTCAAGCGGTCGATGGCCACCGGGTACGCCGGTGTGCAGAACCCGCTGTTCTTCCGCGAGAACACCGCGATGCTCTTCGGTGACGCCAAGGAGCAGGTCGAGCACATCATCCAGGCCCTCTGA
- a CDS encoding FtsB family cell division protein, producing MVQTRLPRLFSIRVAVMAVVLGLAFVLVYPTLSSYLQQQAELKALRSEVAAAQDRNDDLESDLGRWDDPAYVTAQARERLAFVMPGETAFRVIDPETVPDTGATAGATTTTEDDEGLTLPWYATVWDSVQAAGAAGEDDGTTAGDAGDNGGSPAPDAGTTSP from the coding sequence GTGGTCCAGACGCGGCTGCCGCGGCTGTTCAGCATCCGCGTGGCCGTCATGGCGGTCGTGCTCGGCCTGGCGTTCGTGCTCGTCTACCCGACGTTGAGCTCGTACCTGCAGCAGCAGGCCGAGCTCAAGGCGCTGCGCAGCGAGGTCGCGGCCGCCCAGGACCGCAACGACGACCTCGAGTCCGACCTCGGGCGGTGGGACGACCCGGCCTACGTGACCGCGCAGGCCCGTGAACGGCTCGCCTTCGTGATGCCGGGGGAGACCGCGTTCCGGGTGATCGACCCCGAGACCGTGCCCGACACCGGCGCGACGGCCGGGGCCACGACGACCACCGAGGACGACGAGGGCCTCACGCTGCCCTGGTACGCCACGGTGTGGGACTCGGTGCAGGCGGCCGGGGCCGCCGGTGAGGACGATGGCACGACGGCCGGCGACGCGGGGGACAATGGGGGCTCTCCCGCGCCGGACGCGGGCACGACCAGCCCCTGA
- the mfd gene encoding transcription-repair coupling factor: MDLTGLLPSLLADPAAAAALQHVRARGEVDVVGPAGVRPPLLAALAGAGGERKGRPLVVVTATGRDADELAGALRCYLPEDAVAVLPSWETLPHERLSPRSDTVARRLAVFRRLAHPAPDGGPTGEVRVLVMPVRALLQPVVAGLGDLVPVTIGTGDRVDLTDVAERLVAAAYSRVDMVEKRGEFAVRGGILDVFPPTEDHPLRVELWGEDVEEIRWFAVADQRSLEVADHGVWAPPCREILLTDDVRARAAALVEQLPGAIDMLDKLAAGIAVEGMESLAPALVEHMVPVLDLVPDDALLVLADPERVRRRAHDLVATTEEFLAAAWTSAAAGAATPLDLSAASFHTFAEVRALAAVRGLGWWTLSPFTLDAEAVDAADAGETGSALGVPLGTPAPSGEGTTLVVSARDVERYRGEVARAITDVRALQQAGWRLVLATEGHGPAQRIVEQLKAADVPARLVPSLTAEPEGGVVLVVPASLGAGFVAPDLRLAVLSEADLTGRAGASTKDMRRMPSRRRNMVDPLALRPGDFVVHEQHGVGRFVELMQRTIGTGANAATREYLVIEYASSKRGQPGDRLFVPSDQLDQVTKYVGGEAPSLNRMGGSDWAKTKGKARKAVKEIAAELIRLYSARMATPGYAFGPDTPWQRELEDAFAYVETPDQLATIDEVKADMEKTVPMDRLVCGDVGYGKTEIAVRAAFKAVQDGKQVAVLVPTTLLVQQHLDTFAERYAPFPVNVKALSRFQSTKESKDVVDGLRDGSVDVVIGTHRLITGEIRFKDLGLVIIDEEQRFGVEHKETLKALRTNVDVLAMSATPIPRTLEMAVTGIREMSTLATPPEERHPVLTFVGAYDERQITAALRRELLREGQVFYVHNKVDSIERAASRLQELVPEARVAVAHGKMNEHQLEQVIVDFWEKRFDVLVCTTIVETGLDISNANTLILERSDLLGLSQLHQLRGRVGRGRERAYAYFLYPPEKPLTETAHDRLQTIAANTDLGAGMAVAMEDLEIRGAGNLLGGEQSGHIEGVGFDLYVRMVGEAVASFRGDTPEEVPDVTIELPVDAHIPHDYIAHERLRLEAYRKVAGAADAATLSEVRAELVDRYGAVPPAVDNLFTVAEFRLHVRSAGLSDVTAQGKFVRFAPVDLPESAQLRLKRLYPGSVLKPAVRTVLVPYPTTARVGGKPLQGHAVLDWARQLIDAVIRGDVSAAAQVGARR, encoded by the coding sequence ATGGACCTCACCGGCCTGCTGCCCTCCCTGCTCGCCGACCCGGCCGCCGCGGCCGCGCTCCAGCACGTCCGCGCTCGCGGCGAGGTCGACGTGGTCGGACCGGCCGGGGTGCGGCCGCCCCTGCTGGCGGCCCTGGCCGGTGCCGGGGGAGAGCGGAAGGGGCGGCCGCTCGTCGTCGTCACCGCCACCGGGCGCGACGCCGACGAGCTCGCCGGTGCCCTGCGCTGCTACCTGCCGGAGGACGCGGTCGCGGTGCTGCCCTCGTGGGAGACGTTGCCGCACGAGCGGCTCTCGCCCCGCAGCGACACCGTGGCACGCCGGCTGGCGGTCTTCCGTCGCCTCGCGCACCCGGCTCCCGACGGCGGTCCGACCGGCGAGGTCCGGGTCCTCGTCATGCCGGTGCGCGCACTGCTGCAGCCCGTCGTGGCGGGGCTCGGCGACCTGGTGCCGGTGACGATCGGCACGGGCGACCGCGTCGACCTGACGGACGTCGCCGAGCGGCTCGTCGCGGCCGCGTACTCCCGGGTCGACATGGTCGAGAAGCGCGGGGAGTTCGCGGTGCGCGGCGGGATCCTCGACGTGTTCCCGCCCACCGAGGACCACCCGCTGCGTGTCGAGCTGTGGGGCGAGGACGTCGAGGAGATCCGCTGGTTCGCCGTGGCCGACCAGCGCAGCCTCGAGGTCGCCGACCACGGCGTGTGGGCGCCCCCGTGCCGGGAGATCCTGCTGACCGACGACGTGCGTGCGCGTGCCGCCGCGCTGGTCGAGCAGCTGCCGGGTGCGATCGACATGCTCGACAAGCTCGCCGCGGGCATCGCCGTGGAGGGCATGGAGTCCCTCGCCCCGGCGCTGGTCGAGCACATGGTCCCGGTGCTCGACCTCGTGCCCGACGACGCGCTCCTGGTGCTGGCCGACCCCGAGCGTGTCCGCCGCCGGGCGCACGACCTGGTCGCCACGACCGAGGAGTTCCTCGCCGCGGCCTGGACGAGCGCGGCTGCGGGCGCTGCGACCCCGCTCGACCTGTCGGCGGCCTCGTTCCACACGTTCGCCGAGGTGCGCGCGCTCGCGGCGGTCCGCGGGCTCGGCTGGTGGACGCTGAGCCCGTTCACGCTCGACGCCGAGGCCGTGGACGCGGCCGACGCGGGGGAGACGGGCAGCGCGCTGGGCGTCCCGCTCGGCACACCCGCGCCGAGCGGCGAGGGCACGACGCTGGTGGTGTCCGCCCGCGACGTCGAGCGGTATCGCGGTGAGGTCGCCCGGGCGATCACCGACGTCCGTGCGCTGCAGCAGGCCGGGTGGCGGCTGGTCCTGGCCACCGAGGGGCACGGTCCGGCGCAGCGCATCGTCGAGCAGCTCAAGGCGGCCGACGTGCCCGCGCGGCTCGTCCCCTCGCTGACGGCCGAGCCCGAGGGCGGGGTCGTCCTCGTGGTGCCGGCCTCGCTCGGTGCGGGCTTCGTCGCCCCGGACCTGCGCCTCGCGGTGCTCTCCGAGGCCGACCTCACGGGGCGGGCGGGGGCGTCGACCAAGGACATGCGGCGGATGCCGAGCCGTCGGCGCAACATGGTCGACCCGCTCGCGCTGCGGCCCGGGGACTTCGTCGTGCACGAGCAGCACGGGGTCGGCCGGTTCGTCGAGCTCATGCAGCGGACCATCGGCACGGGTGCGAACGCGGCGACGCGCGAGTACCTGGTCATCGAGTACGCCTCGAGCAAGAGGGGTCAGCCGGGGGACCGGCTGTTCGTGCCCTCCGACCAGCTCGACCAGGTGACCAAGTACGTCGGTGGTGAGGCGCCGAGCCTGAACCGGATGGGCGGCTCGGACTGGGCGAAGACCAAGGGCAAGGCCCGCAAGGCGGTCAAGGAGATCGCCGCCGAGCTGATCCGCCTCTACTCGGCCCGCATGGCCACCCCGGGGTACGCGTTCGGCCCCGACACCCCGTGGCAGCGCGAGCTCGAGGACGCGTTCGCGTACGTCGAGACGCCCGACCAGCTGGCCACGATCGACGAGGTCAAGGCCGACATGGAGAAGACCGTGCCGATGGACCGCCTGGTCTGCGGCGACGTCGGCTACGGCAAGACGGAGATCGCGGTCCGGGCGGCGTTCAAGGCCGTGCAGGACGGCAAGCAGGTGGCCGTCCTGGTGCCCACGACCCTGCTCGTGCAGCAGCACCTGGACACGTTCGCCGAGCGCTACGCGCCGTTCCCCGTGAACGTCAAGGCGCTCTCGCGCTTCCAGTCGACCAAGGAGTCGAAGGACGTCGTCGACGGGCTGCGCGACGGCTCGGTCGACGTCGTGATCGGCACGCACCGCCTGATCACCGGCGAGATCCGGTTCAAGGACCTGGGCCTGGTGATCATCGACGAGGAGCAGCGGTTCGGCGTCGAGCACAAGGAGACGCTCAAGGCCCTGCGCACCAACGTCGACGTGCTGGCGATGTCGGCCACCCCGATCCCGCGCACGCTCGAGATGGCCGTGACCGGCATCCGGGAGATGTCCACGCTGGCCACCCCGCCCGAGGAGCGGCACCCGGTGCTCACGTTCGTCGGCGCGTACGACGAGCGGCAGATCACCGCGGCGCTGCGCCGCGAGCTGCTGCGCGAGGGCCAGGTCTTCTACGTGCACAACAAGGTCGACTCGATCGAGCGGGCCGCGTCCCGGCTGCAGGAGCTGGTACCCGAGGCCCGGGTCGCGGTGGCCCACGGCAAGATGAACGAGCACCAGCTCGAGCAGGTGATCGTCGACTTCTGGGAGAAGCGGTTCGACGTGCTGGTCTGCACGACCATCGTCGAGACGGGCCTGGACATCTCCAACGCGAACACGCTGATCCTCGAACGGTCCGACCTGCTGGGCCTGTCGCAGCTGCACCAGCTGCGCGGGCGCGTGGGCCGCGGGCGCGAGCGCGCCTACGCGTACTTCCTGTACCCGCCCGAGAAGCCGCTCACCGAGACCGCGCACGACCGGCTGCAGACCATCGCCGCGAACACCGACCTCGGGGCAGGCATGGCCGTGGCCATGGAGGACCTGGAGATCCGCGGGGCGGGCAACCTGCTCGGCGGCGAGCAGTCGGGGCACATCGAGGGGGTCGGCTTCGACCTGTACGTGCGCATGGTGGGCGAGGCCGTGGCGAGCTTCCGCGGTGACACCCCCGAGGAGGTGCCGGACGTCACGATCGAGCTGCCGGTCGACGCGCACATCCCGCACGACTACATCGCGCACGAGCGGCTGCGCCTGGAGGCGTACCGGAAGGTCGCCGGGGCTGCCGACGCGGCGACGCTGTCCGAGGTGCGTGCCGAGCTCGTGGACCGGTACGGCGCGGTGCCGCCCGCGGTCGACAACCTGTTCACGGTCGCGGAGTTCCGCCTGCACGTGCGTTCGGCCGGGCTGAGCGACGTGACCGCGCAGGGCAAGTTCGTGCGGTTCGCGCCCGTCGACCTGCCCGAGTCGGCGCAGCTGCGGCTCAAGCGGCTGTACCCCGGCTCGGTGCTCAAGCCGGCGGTGCGCACGGTGCTCGTCCCGTACCCGACGACCGCGCGGGTCGGCGGGAAGCCGCTGCAGGGGCATGCCGTGCTGGACTGGGCCCGTCAGCTCATCGACGCGGTCATCCGGGGCGACGTGTCGGCGGCGGCCCAGGTCGGCGCGCGGCGCTGA
- the eno gene encoding phosphopyruvate hydratase, translating to MASIEAVGAREILDSRGNPTVEVEVALDDGTIARAGVPSGASTGAFEAVERRDGDKSRYLGKGVEDAVNAVIDEIAPELIGFEASEQRLVDAALIELDGTPNKGKLGANAILGVSLAVAKAAADSADLPLFRYVGGPNAHVLPVPMMNILNGGSHADSNVDIQEFMVAPIGATTFREALRTGAEVYHSLKSVLKSKGLSTGLGDEGGFAPNLESNRAALDLILIAIEKAGFTPGVDVGLALDVAATEFFKDGAYQFEGKATSPADMIAFYEQLVADYPLVSIEDPLSEDEWGTWSELVSKVGDKVQIVGDDLFVTNPTRLAKGIELKAANSLLVKLNQIGTLTETLDAVTLAQRNGFTTMTSHRSGETEDTTIADLSVATNAGQIKTGAPARGERINKYNQLLRIEEELDDAAVYAGRSAFPRFRQG from the coding sequence ATGGCCAGCATCGAGGCCGTCGGCGCCCGCGAGATCCTTGACTCGCGAGGCAACCCCACTGTCGAGGTCGAGGTCGCCCTCGACGACGGCACCATCGCTCGTGCAGGCGTCCCCTCGGGTGCCTCGACCGGCGCGTTCGAGGCCGTCGAGCGCCGTGACGGCGACAAGAGCCGTTACCTGGGCAAGGGCGTCGAGGACGCCGTCAACGCCGTGATCGACGAGATCGCCCCCGAGCTCATCGGCTTCGAGGCCTCGGAGCAGCGTCTGGTCGACGCCGCGCTCATCGAGCTCGACGGCACGCCCAACAAGGGCAAGCTCGGCGCCAACGCGATCCTGGGCGTCTCGCTCGCGGTCGCCAAGGCTGCGGCCGACTCGGCCGACCTGCCGCTGTTCCGCTACGTCGGTGGCCCGAACGCCCACGTGCTGCCGGTCCCGATGATGAACATCCTCAACGGTGGGTCGCACGCCGACTCCAACGTCGACATCCAGGAGTTCATGGTCGCCCCCATCGGCGCCACGACCTTCCGTGAGGCCCTGCGCACCGGCGCCGAGGTCTACCACTCCCTCAAGTCCGTGCTGAAGAGCAAGGGCCTGTCGACCGGTCTGGGCGACGAGGGTGGCTTCGCGCCGAACCTCGAGTCCAACCGTGCCGCGCTGGACCTGATCCTCATCGCGATCGAGAAGGCCGGCTTCACCCCGGGCGTCGACGTGGGCCTCGCGCTCGACGTCGCCGCGACCGAGTTCTTCAAGGACGGCGCGTACCAGTTCGAGGGCAAGGCCACCTCGCCCGCCGACATGATCGCGTTCTACGAGCAGCTCGTGGCGGACTACCCGCTGGTCTCCATCGAGGACCCGCTGTCCGAGGACGAGTGGGGCACCTGGTCCGAGCTGGTCTCCAAGGTCGGCGACAAGGTGCAGATCGTCGGCGACGACCTGTTCGTCACCAACCCGACGCGTCTGGCCAAGGGCATCGAGCTCAAGGCCGCCAACTCGCTGCTGGTCAAGCTGAACCAGATCGGCACGCTGACCGAGACGCTCGACGCCGTGACGCTCGCGCAGCGCAACGGCTTCACCACGATGACCTCGCACCGCTCCGGCGAGACCGAGGACACCACGATCGCCGACCTGTCCGTCGCGACGAACGCCGGCCAGATCAAGACCGGTGCGCCGGCCCGTGGCGAGCGCATCAACAAGTACAACCAGCTGCTGCGCATCGAGGAGGAGCTGGACGACGCCGCCGTGTACGCCGGTCGTTCCGCATTCCCGCGGTTCCGCCAGGGCTGA
- a CDS encoding Re/Si-specific NAD(P)(+) transhydrogenase subunit alpha: MRIGVPRESRPGERLVSATPKTVAQLRKLGYDVVVEHDAGAAANFSDAAYVDAGASIADAAQVWASDVVTTVAAPTDEQVAALAPGATTIAMIGPAAHPELVDALAARGVTALALDAVPRISRAQALDVLSTLSNVAGYRAVIEAAEEYGGMFTGQVTAAGKTAPANVFVIGAGVAGLAALGAAASLGAQVRAFDVRPEVGEQIESMGAQFVQAATAQQEVSSDGYARELTAEQEALTAAMYAEETAKADIVITTALVRGHAPTTITAEMVAGMRPGSVIVDLAASGGGNCELTVPGERVVSPNGVVILGWTDLTSRMPQHTSQLFGTNVVHLMALLTPGKDGQLVLDLDDVVQRGMTVAHAGEVLWPPPPVQVSAAPVVEAAPAPVEVDPAEVARQAQLRGRRNLVVAGLATVLLTLGLTYAPSAFLGHFTVFALAVIVGYYVISNVSHSLHTPLMAQTNAISGIILVGALLQIGSDSALVSTLAFVAATVASINIFGGFLVAYRMIGMFRKDA; this comes from the coding sequence ATGAGGATCGGCGTCCCCCGGGAGTCACGTCCCGGCGAGCGGCTCGTCTCGGCGACACCCAAGACGGTCGCGCAGCTGCGCAAGCTCGGTTACGACGTGGTCGTGGAGCACGACGCGGGTGCCGCGGCGAACTTCTCCGACGCCGCCTACGTGGACGCCGGTGCGAGCATCGCCGACGCCGCGCAGGTCTGGGCGTCCGACGTCGTGACGACCGTGGCTGCACCGACCGACGAGCAGGTCGCGGCCCTCGCACCCGGCGCGACGACCATCGCGATGATCGGTCCGGCTGCGCACCCCGAGCTGGTGGACGCGCTCGCCGCCCGCGGTGTCACGGCGCTCGCGCTCGACGCCGTGCCGCGCATCTCGCGTGCGCAGGCGCTCGACGTGCTCTCGACGCTGTCGAACGTCGCCGGGTACCGCGCGGTCATCGAGGCCGCTGAGGAGTACGGCGGCATGTTCACCGGCCAGGTCACGGCCGCCGGCAAGACCGCGCCTGCGAACGTCTTCGTGATCGGCGCGGGCGTGGCCGGTCTGGCAGCGCTCGGTGCGGCCGCGAGCCTGGGTGCCCAGGTGCGCGCGTTCGACGTGCGCCCCGAGGTCGGCGAGCAGATCGAGTCGATGGGCGCGCAGTTCGTCCAGGCGGCAACCGCCCAGCAGGAGGTCAGCTCCGACGGCTACGCCCGCGAGCTGACGGCCGAGCAGGAGGCGCTGACCGCGGCGATGTACGCCGAGGAGACCGCCAAGGCCGACATCGTCATCACCACCGCGCTCGTGCGCGGGCACGCGCCCACGACGATCACCGCGGAGATGGTCGCGGGCATGCGCCCCGGCAGCGTGATCGTGGACCTGGCCGCGTCCGGCGGCGGCAACTGCGAGCTGACCGTCCCCGGTGAGCGCGTCGTGTCGCCCAACGGGGTCGTGATCCTCGGCTGGACGGACCTGACCAGCCGCATGCCGCAGCACACCTCGCAGCTGTTCGGCACCAACGTCGTGCACCTCATGGCGCTGCTCACGCCCGGCAAGGACGGGCAGCTCGTGCTCGACCTGGACGACGTCGTGCAGCGCGGGATGACCGTCGCGCACGCCGGCGAGGTGCTGTGGCCGCCGCCGCCCGTGCAGGTCTCCGCCGCCCCCGTCGTCGAGGCCGCCCCGGCACCCGTCGAGGTCGACCCGGCCGAGGTGGCACGCCAGGCGCAGCTGCGCGGCCGGCGCAACCTCGTGGTCGCGGGCCTGGCGACCGTGCTCCTCACGCTCGGGCTCACCTACGCCCCGTCCGCCTTCCTCGGGCACTTCACGGTGTTCGCGCTCGCGGTGATCGTCGGCTACTACGTCATCTCGAACGTGAGCCACTCGCTGCACACGCCGCTCATGGCCCAGACGAACGCGATCTCCGGGATCATCCTGGTCGGCGCCCTGCTGCAGATCGGGTCGGACTCCGCCCTGGTCAGCACGCTGGCGTTCGTCGCGGCGACCGTGGCCAGCATCAACATCTTCGGTGGGTTCCTGGTCGCGTACCGCATGATCGGGATGTTCAGGAAGGACGCCTGA
- a CDS encoding MazG family protein, protein MSDPSGSSAALPGDAVGGDALRALVAVMDRLRSPGGCPWDAEQTHESLVPYLLEEAHELVEAVETGDRAGLREELGDVLLQVVFHARVAQEDPVDPFDVDDVASDLIDKLVRRHPHVFGPTPASAVADLHVQWDRIKKVEKRRASALDGVPASLGALARAQKLVSRAARAGLPVTVPVVPGTAAVAEPANDDGDGGDIGEGGPAVGERLLAMVMAAHAQGVDAEGELRRATAAWEAHAREVESAGVAPQGPQPRE, encoded by the coding sequence GTGAGCGACCCCTCCGGCTCCTCCGCTGCGCTGCCGGGCGACGCCGTCGGGGGTGACGCCCTGCGCGCGCTCGTGGCGGTCATGGACCGCCTGCGCTCCCCGGGCGGCTGCCCGTGGGACGCCGAGCAGACGCACGAGTCGCTCGTGCCCTACCTGCTCGAGGAGGCCCACGAGCTCGTCGAGGCCGTCGAGACGGGTGACCGCGCCGGGCTGCGCGAGGAGCTCGGCGACGTGCTGCTGCAGGTGGTCTTCCACGCCCGGGTCGCGCAGGAGGATCCTGTCGACCCCTTCGACGTGGACGACGTCGCGTCCGACCTGATCGACAAGCTCGTCCGGCGCCACCCGCACGTCTTCGGCCCGACCCCCGCCTCGGCGGTCGCCGACCTGCACGTGCAGTGGGACCGGATCAAGAAGGTCGAGAAGCGGCGCGCCTCCGCGCTCGACGGGGTCCCGGCCTCGCTGGGTGCGCTCGCGCGAGCGCAGAAGCTCGTCTCCCGTGCGGCGCGGGCCGGCCTGCCGGTCACCGTCCCGGTGGTGCCAGGGACGGCGGCGGTCGCCGAGCCGGCCAACGACGACGGCGACGGCGGTGACATCGGCGAAGGAGGCCCGGCGGTCGGCGAACGCCTGCTCGCGATGGTGATGGCTGCGCACGCGCAGGGCGTGGACGCCGAGGGCGAGCTGCGCCGCGCGACAGCCGCCTGGGAGGCGCACGCGCGCGAGGTCGAGTCCGCCGGGGTCGCCCCGCAGGGTCCGCAGCCGCGCGAGTGA